The following are encoded in a window of Etheostoma cragini isolate CJK2018 chromosome 7, CSU_Ecrag_1.0, whole genome shotgun sequence genomic DNA:
- the igfbp6b gene encoding insulin-like growth factor-binding protein 6b: MPILSNLTTVVLLLIAHCGSWTGANRLGPFKVCPSCRDPLGAGRPPRDHNVAGSTSVLAQGEPCGVYTLSCAKGLRCVPPPREHSPLQALLQGRGICAKHSRTSPTERPHPTGPHPSHGGDIEKAPCRKLLNSVLRGLELTIFQSDRDIYIPNCDTRGFYRKKQCRSSKGMQRGHCWCVDELGTPVPSRAREDGTLPCNEE; the protein is encoded by the exons ATGCCTATCCTTTCTAACTTAACAACCgttgttttgttgctgattGCTCACTGCGGATCATGGACGGGGGCAAACCGCTTGGGCCCCTTCAAGGTCTGTCCCTCCTGCAGGGATCCACTAGGGGCAGGTCGCCCCCCCAGGGACCATAATGTTGCTGGCAGCACATCAGTGTTGGCCCAGGGAGAGCCCTGTGGTGTGTACACCTTGAGCTGTGCCAAGGGGCTCCGCTGTGTTCCCCCACCAAGGGAGCACAGCCCCCTTCAGGCTCTGTTGCAGGGAAGGGGCATTTGCGCCAAGCACAGCAGGACTAGTCCCACTGAGAGGCCCCACCCCACAG GTCCCCATCCGTCACACGGTGGtgacattgaaaaa GCCCCCTGCCGCAAGCTGCTCAATAGTGTCCTGAGGGGTCTTGAGCTGACAATCTTCCAGTCGGACCGTGACATCTATATACCCAACTGTGACACTCGTGGCTTCTACAGGAAAAAGCAG TGCCGCTCCTCCAAGGGCATGCAGCGTGGCCACTGCTGGTGCGTGGATGAACTCGGCACGCCCGTGCCCTCACGTGCCAGGGAGGATGGCACTTTACCATGCAATGAGGAGTGA